A region from the Misgurnus anguillicaudatus chromosome 7, ASM2758022v2, whole genome shotgun sequence genome encodes:
- the LOC141365415 gene encoding kinesin-like protein KIF28: MLEIYNEQVIDLLSKASRSSGGLRVREDQQRGFYVECLRRVPCDNAVQVEQLMEQGTRTRTTVATHMNANSSRSHMLIIVQLKQIFSKECTTKQSNINLVDLAGSERQRSSGSEADRLKEGTAINLSLTTLGNVISALADMALGKKVVHIPYRDSILTSVSPRWRGFDKFQP; the protein is encoded by the exons ATGTTGGAAATTTACAACGAACAG GTTATAGATCTCCTATCAAAGGCCAGCCGATCTTCTGGTGGTCTTCGGGTACGAGAGGACCAGCAGAGGGGTTTCTACGTGGAGTGTTTGAGGCGGGTGCCCTGTGACAATGCTGTACAGGTCGAGCAGCTGATGGAGCAGGGAACACGCACCCGAACCACTGTGGCCACGCACATGAACGCCAACAGCAGTCGCTCACACATGCTCATCATCGTCCAACTCAAGCAG ATATTCTCAAAGGAGTGCACCACCAAACAATCTAACATTAACTTGGTGGACTTGGCTGGCAGCGAGAGACAAAGGTCATCGGGGTCAGAAGCCGACAGGCTTAAGGAAGGGACAGCTATAAATCTCAGTTTAACAACCCTCGGAAATGTCATCAG TGCTTTAGCAGACATGGCTCTTGGGAAGAAGGTGGTTCATATTCCTTACAGGGACTCCATCCTTACCAGTGTTTCCCCTAGGTGGAGGG gatttgataagtttcagccATAA
- the LOC129437398 gene encoding protein ELYS-like, whose amino-acid sequence MKLRLTPYCMEDLLLERVDWPGLLVGPSCRWSMQLLASVSLLTASAGCPSTRPGLRVGLEEGEGSMLCLYDLGISRVVKAVVIPGRITAIEPLVSYGGASASTQHLHQSLRWFFGVAAVVTDVGHVLLVDLCLDDLSCSQSELEASGEIVTDGGFFCLKKRLYNNLKLFLCML is encoded by the exons ATGAAGTTACGCTTGACTCCGTACTGCATGGAAGATTTACTGTTG GAAAGAGTGGACTGGCCTGGCTTGCTTGTGGGCCCCAGTTGCAGGTGGTCCATGCAGTTACTGGCGAGCGTTTCTCTGCTTACCGCTTCAGCGGGGTGTCCGAGCACCCGCCCAGGGCTTCGCGTGGGTCTGGAGGAAGGTGAAGGCAGTATGTTGTGCCTTTATGATCTTGGCATCTCCCGTGTTGTCAAGGCTGTGGTCATACCTGGCAGG ATAACAGCCATTGAGCCCCTGGTTAGCTATGGAGGGGCCAGTGCCAGCACACAGCATCTGCATCAGAGTCTACGTTGGTTCTTTGGAGTTGCTGCTGTTGTAACAGACGTTGGTCACGTTTTGCTGGTTGACCTCTGTTTGGATGACCTGTCTTGCAGCCAGAGTGAACTGGAAGCATCAGGTGAGATTGTGACAGATGGTGGGTTTTTTTGCcttaaaaaaaggctttatAATaatcttaaattatttttatgtatGCTTTGA